The window GATCAGCTCGGGGGTGAAGTAGGCCGGGAGCACCGACGACAGCCGCACCCAGCGGAGGCCGGGGACCTCGATCATCTCGCGCAGCAGAGCGGCCAGCGACGCGCGGGGGTAGAGGTCGTGGCCATAGTGGCCCATGTCGACACCGGTGAGCACGACCTCGGGGTAGCCCGTCTCCACGAGCAGGCGTACCTGATCGAGCACCGCCTTCGGCTCGCGGCTCCGGCTCGCCCCGCGCGCGAAGGGCACGATGCAGAACGCGCAGCGGTGCTGGCAGCCGTCCTGGATCTTCACGAAGGCTCGCGAGCGCCCGTTGATCCGGGCCAGAGGCGCCGCCGCCAGCGCATGCTCGGTGCCGATGTCGGAAACGCAGCGGCGCGGCGTCGGGTCGAGGCCCTCGGGGCGGGCCAGGAGCTCCTCGAGCAGCTCGGGCAGGCGGCGCTTGTCGGCATTGCCCACCACGAGGGCGACGCCGCGCACGCGCGCCACCGCGTCGGGATCGGTCTGAGCCCAGCACCCGGTCACGACGATCCGCGCGCCCGGGCTCCCGCGGACGGCGCGATGGATCATCTGCCGGTCGGAAAAGTCGGCGCGCGAGGTGACGGTGCAGGTGTTGACGAGGACGACGTCGGCCGGCGCCTCGAGCGGGACGGTTCGAAAGCCGCGCGCCTCCAGCGCCGCCTGGATCTCCTGCGTGTCCACCTGATTGAGGCGGCAGCCGAGGGTGGCGAACGAGACGGTGCGTCCGGTCATCGGGCGCTCCCCTCCGGCACGGCCTCCCGGAGCTGCCCGCAGGCGGCGCCGATGTCCTCGCCCTTGCTCCAGCGGACCGTCGTCGTGATCCCGGCGTCGAGGAGCGTCGACTGGAAGGCTAGGATCCTGGCCAGCGGCGGCCGCCGGAACGGCGCGCCCTCCCAGTCGTTGAACGGGATCAGGTTGACCTTCGCCCGCACGCCCCGGAGCAGTTGCGCGAGCCGTCGCGCGTCCTCGGGGGAATCGTTGACGCCCTCCAGCAGGACGTACTCGAAGAAGACGCGCTGGCGCGGCGCCAGCGGGTACCGGCGCACGGCCTCCATCAGCGCCGCCAGGTTCCAGGACTGGTTGACGGGCATCAGGCGCGATCGCACCTCGTCGGAAGCCGCGTGCAGCGAGATGGCCAGGTTCACCCTGAGGTTCTCGCCGCCGAGACGGCGGATACCGGAGACCAGGCCCACCGTCGAGACCGTGATGCGCCGGGGAGAGTAGCCGACGCCGAGTCTGGCGTCGGTGAGGATCCGGATCGCCTTGACGAGCGCGGCGAGGTTGGCCAGCGGCTCGCCCATGCCCATGAAGACGAGGTGCGTGACGCGCCGGCCCTCCTCCAACGCCAGCGCATTGGCGGCCAGGAGCTGGCCGACGATCTCCGCCGACGTCAGATTCCGCCCGAGCCCCATCGTGCCTGTCAGACAGAACGCGCACGCGTAGCCACAGCCGACCTGCGTGGAGAGGCACAGCGTGATGCGCTCGTCGTCGGGCATGAGCACTGCGCTCACCCGGCTGCCGTCGTCGAGCCGGAAGACCAGCTTGCGGCTTCCATCCTGCGACGGCGTCACGCGCTCGGTCTCGGGCAGCGCGACGACCGCCCGCTCGGCCAGCGCGGCGCGAAAGTCCTTGGGTAGGTCCGACATCGCCCCCAGCGACAGGACGCCCTTGCGATAGATCCACGTGGCGAGCTGGCGGCCGCGGTAGCGTGAGCCGCCGAGCTCGACGGCGAGATCTTCCATCTCGGAGGGCAGCATTCCGATCAGATTCATGCGCGACATCGCTCGAAGAATATCACGAAGCCCTCGGTGAGTTTTCCACCGCACTTGTGCGCGAGCGGTGGATAACCCTGTGAGCGCGCCGAGGTCCGCCACAACTTTTCAGCCACTTGGAGCGCTTCGCTCATCCCGCGGGCACCCAGGCTGCAAGATGATGTACAGATCGAGCAAATTGGTGTTCGTGGGGCCGGTGATTACCAGATCTCCGCTGGCCCGGAGGAACGCGTAGGCATCGTTGTCCTTTAGTGACTCCCGCGGATCGTGGCCCGCGGCCTGACCGCGGGCCACCGTGCCGGCGTCCACCAGCGCGCCGGCCGCGTCGGTCGGCCCGTCGGTCCCATCGGTGCCCGCGGCGAGGGCGACCAGGCTCTCGTGGGGACGAAGCTCCTGGGCGGCGGTCAGGGCGAATTCCTGACAGCGCCCGCCGCGCCCGCGCCCCCGGACCGTCACGGTCGTTTCCCCGCCCGCGATCAGACAGGCCGGCGGCCGGAGCCGGCGGGCCCGGGCCAGGAGGTCGCGCGCCACCTCCCGCGCTTCACCCTCGAGCGCGCGAGTGAGGACGTGGGGATCGAAACCGAGCCGCCGCGCCTCGGCGGCCGCCGCGTCGACGGTCAGCGCGTTGTTACCGATCACGAGGTTCGTGACGCGCTCGAACAGCGGATCGCCCGGCTTCGGCGTCTCCTCCACCTCGCCGCGGGCGCCGGCCTCGAGCCGCGCCAGCACCGAGACCGGGGCCCGGTCGCGAACGCCGCGCCTGGTCAGCACGCCCAGGGCGTCCGCGAAGGTCGTGGGGTCGGGAGCCGTCGGTCCCGACGCGATCACGTCGAGCGGGTCGCCGATGACGTCGGAGAGGATGAGCGTGAGCACCATCGCCGGCGCCGCCGCCCGCGCCAGCTGCCCCCCCTTGAGAAGCGACAGATGCTTGCGGACCGCGTTCAGCTCGTTGATGGTCGCGCCGGCGGCGAGCAGGAGCCTGGTGACCGCCTGCTTCTCTTCCAGGGTCACGGGGGGCGCCGGCGCGGGGGTGAGCGCCGAGCCCCCACCCGAGATCAGAAACATGACGAGGTCGCCGGCGCCGGCGGTCCGGGCCAGCTCGAGGAGCCGCGCCGCGGCTACCTGGCCGCGACCGTCGGGCACCGGATGGCCGGCCTGCGCCAAACGGATGCGTCGGGTGGGCGCGGTGTGTCCGTCCTTGACGATGACGAATCCGTCGGCGATGCGGTCGCCCAGCACGCCCTCGACCGCCCGCGCCATCGCCCCGCTGGCTTTACCGCAGCCCAGCACGAGCAGGCGCCGGAGACGGCCGAGGTCGACGGCTCTCGGCCCGGCGACGAGCTTCGGGCCGTCCACGCGGAGGGCGCGACCGATGAGGGGCTCGGCGTCGCCGGCGGCCAGCGCGGCCTCGAAGATGGCGCGAGCCGCCTCGCGAGCGGTCACACGTCGGAGGGGGCGGACGTTACGGCCCCCTCGAGATCCATAGTCAGAGGGGGCCTCACGGCCCCCTCCGAACCACCCCGGTGGCGTTGCGCCGGCGAAGCCGGCGCCCGAAGCAAGAACGCCTTGATCCGATCGAACATCGGGAGCCTCGGCTGCGACGGTTCCGGTCCCGGCGCTCTCAGCGAGAGCGGAGCTTCTGCAGCCGCTCCCCCGCTTCCCGAAGCACATCGTCGGTCTTCGGAAAGCAGAACCGGATCTTCGTCCGTCCCAGCTCGCGATGGGCGTGGAAGGACGAGCCGGGAACCGTGGCCACCCCCATCTCCTTGATGAGGAACATAGCGAAGGTGGCGTCGTCCTCGATGCCGTACCGCTTCAGGAAATGCGCGACGTCGGTGAGGATGTAGTAGGCGCCGTCCGGTTTGTAGACCACGAAGCCCGCGCGCTCGAGGTAGCCGAGCAGCAGGTCGCGCTTGGCCTGGTACATCTCGCGGAGCCAGACGTAATAGGCGTCGGGCAGCGCGAGCGCCGTCACGGCCGCCTCCTGAAACGGGTGCGGCGCCCCCACGGTCACGAAGTCGTGAGCGCGCCGGATGCCGAGGCTGATCTCCGGCGACGCGATGGCGTAGCCGATGCGCCAGCCCGTCACCGAGTAGGACTTCGAGATTCCCGAGATCGTGATCGTGCGCTCGGCCATGCCCGGCAGGGTGGCGATCGGCGTATGACCGAGCCCGTCGAAGACGATGTGCTCGTAGATCTCGTCGGTGATGGCCAGCAGGTCGTGCTGGAGGCAGAGATCGGCGATGAGGCCGAGCTCCCGGCGCGAGAAGACCTTGCCGGTCGGGTTGTTGGGGCTGTTGAAGACGATGGCCTTCGTGCGCGGCGAGACCGCCCGGGCCAGCCGCTCGGGGTCGAAGCCGAACTCGGGAGGCTCCAGCGGAACGAAGACGGGCTGAGCACCGGAGATGATGCAGCCGGGGCCGTAGTTTTCGTAGAACGGCTCGAAGATGATCACCTCGTCGCCGGGGTTGAGCACCGCCAGCAGCGTCGACAGCATCGTCTCCGTCGAGCCGCAGCAGACGGTGATGTGGCGGTCGGGGTCCAGCTCCATCCCGTAAAACTTCCGGTACTTGTCGGCGATGCCCCGGCGCAGACGCGGCGTGCCCCAGGTGATGGCGTACTGGTGGAAGTCGCCGTCCAGCGCCTTGTGAGCGGCGTCGATCAGCTCTGGCGGCGGAGGGAAGTTGGGCATGCCCTGGGCCAGGTTGACGCCTCCGTGCTGGCTGACGACGCGCGTCATCTCACGGATCACCGACTCCGTGAAGCCTTGAACCCGACGCGAGAGGCGAGATGTCGTCACGATGCCCGCGCGGAGGTCGACCCCACGGGGGCGGCGCGCCGCCGTCCCGGGAACGCCAGGTGATGGGGCGAGGGGCGGCGGGGGTGGGCGGGGCTCTCGGAGACCCGTGTTTCAGGGTATGGTCTCGGCCCCGCGTGCAGAACTGGTCGGCGAGCGATGTCGGACAGCGTGGTCGACGAGGGCCCCGCCCGCCCCCGCCGCCGGGTCAACGTCTTCACGAAGCGTTCACGGAACGACGACGTCGCGCTCGATGGGATCGATCTGGACGCCGAGCTTCTTAAGCCAGGCCACACCCTGCTGAAGCCTCTCTTCGGGCGCGTCCATCTCCAGCGCCACCCAGCCGTAGTCCGCCTTCACGTCGGCGCGCCGGATGTTGATCACGATGTCGAAGTCCTTCACGAGCCGGTAGAGGATGGGCTCCTGGATCAGGTGCGCCGGAAACGTGAGGCGGACACGCATGCGGGCCATGGCCGCACCGGGTCAGCGCCCTCCGGCAATGGCGGGCACGATCGAGACGGTATCGCCGTCCTTGAGGGCCGTCTTCTTGCCCTGGATGAACCGGATGTCTTCCTCGTTCACGTAGATGTTGATGAAGCGCCTCAGCTCTCCGCTGTCGTCCACCAGCCGTTCCCGTAGCCCGGGGAACTGGCGCTCCAGGTCGTCCACCACCTCCGCGACGGACTCCCCCTTGGCGCGGACCTCGGCGTTGCCCTTCGTGATGGAGCGGAGTGGAGTCGGGATACGCACCGTCACCGGCATCAGTGTTCCTCCTGGGCTCCGTGGGACTTGAGGTCGGTCAGCGCCCGGTCGAACGCCGAGAGCGTCGGCCGGATCTTTACGTGGGTCTCGAGCCGCTCGTACAGCGAGTCGGGGGTCTTGAGCCCGTTGCCCGTGATGCAGATGACCACCGACTCGTCGCGGGGAATCACGCCCTGCTCGATCAGCTTCTTCGTCGTGGCCACCGTCACGCCGCCGGCCGTCTCGGTGAAGATCCCCTCGGTACGCGCGAGCAGCAGCATGCCCTCGACGATCTCCGGGTCCGTCGCGTGCTCGCCGTGACCGCCCGACTCCTTGACGGTCCGGTAGGCGTAGTAGCCGTCGGCGGGATTGCCGATGGCCAGCGACTTGGCGATCGTGTTGGGCCGAACCGGCACCAGCACGTCGGTGTCGTTCTTGATCATGGTGACGATCGGTCCGCAGCCGAGGGCCTGGGCGGCGTGGATCCTGGTGTCGACGGGGCCGTCGATGAGCCCCAGCATCTTCATCTCCTTGATGGCCTTCCAGATCTTGGTGATGAGCGAGCCGCCGGCGCAGGGGACGACGATATGTTGCGGCGGGCGCCAGCCGAGTTGTTCGATGATCTCGAATCCGTAGCTCTTCGACCCTTCAGAATAGTAGGGCCGGAAGTTCACGTTCACGAACGCCCAGCGGTACTTGTCGGCGATCTCCGAGCAGAGGCGGTTGACCTCGTCGTACGTGCCCTCCACGGCCACCAGTGTCGGGTTGTAGACCAGCGTGGCCAGGACCTTGCCCGGCTCCAGGTCGGCCGGGATGAAGATGTAGGACTTGAGCCGCCCCTCGGCGGCATGCGCCGCAACGGAGTTCGCCAAGTTCCCCGTGGAGGCGCAGGCCACGGTGTCGAAGCCGAACTCCTTGGCCTTGGTCACCGCGACGGCCACGACGCGGTCCTTGAAGGACCAGGTGGGGTGACAGACGGAGTCGTTCTTGATCCAGATCTCCCGACAGCCCAGTTCGTCGGCCAGGTTGTTGGCCCGGATCAGAGGCGTGAAGCCGACGTGATGGCCCACCGCCACGTCGCCCTCGATCGGCAGCAGCGCCTGGTACCGCCACATGCTCGGTGGCCCCGCGGCGATGGAGGCCCGGGTGACCACGCCCTTGAGCGCCTCGTATTGATAGTCGACTTCCAGAGGGCCGAAGCAGAACTCGCAGACGTGGACGGGGGCCGAAGGATAGCGGCGGCCGCACTCGCGGCACTTCAGGCCTTTCAGCTTCTCCATGAGCACGTCTCCATCGGTAGGGGAATTGAGCCCCGAGTTGTACTGCACCGACAGCAAGACATTTCGCTTAGTTAACAGTGAACAGCGGAGGAAGTCAATTGCAGTATGATCCGACCCCGTGGCGTTGTCCCGGCTGGGCCCGCTGCTCCTCGTGCTCGCCTATGGAGTCGCCTTCGGCGCGGCGGCGTTCGGCCGGACGCTCCCCGCCTTCGACGATCACCCCGGGCAGTTCTACCGCCTGCACCACGTCGTCGCCCGCGGGTGGGCGCCGTGGACGTGGAATCCGGATTGGTGGGCGGGCTATCCGGAGATGCAGTTCTATCCCCCCGGCTTCTTCTATCTGGGCGCGCTCGTCGCGCGGGGCTCCTTCGGCCTGATCGACGTCGCCGTCACCTATCAGAGCCTCCTCTGGCTCACCTGGCTCGCGCCCGCCGTGACCACCTTTCTCGCTCTGGCGCGCCTGCTCGGGAGCGGCTGGCTCGCGCTCCCCGGCGCCTTCATCGCGCTGACGCTCTCGGCCGGCCTCACGAGCGGTGTCGAGGGCGGCGTGCACGTCGGCATGCTGCCGGCGCGCCTGGCCTGGGGGCTCCTGCCGGTGGTGCTGATGGCGGCGGCGCCCTGGGCGGAGGACCGGCGCCTTCCGTGGCTCACGGTACCGCTGCTCGCGGTCGTCGCCCTCACGCATCCGGCTCACGTGCCAGCGGCCGGCGCGCTCGTCGTCCTGGCCGCGTGGTCGGGCCCGGGCTCGCGCCTCCACCGTCTGGGGGCCGCCGTGGGGGGACTGGTACTCGCCGCCGCGCTGACCGCCTTCTGGGCACTTCCGCTCCTGGCTCGGCTCTCGTACACGCGCGCGCTCGCTTGGGGACGGCTGGCGCCCCTGGAAACCCTGACGGCCCACCCACTGCTGCTCGGACTGCTCGTCCTCGCGGCTGTCGCGACGCGCCGGGGCCGGTCGCCCAGCGACACGATCGTCGCTCGGTTCCCCTGGGTCATGATCGCCGTCGTCGCCGCCGATGCCGCCCTGGTCGAGCCACTCGGGCTTCTCTGGCTCCCCGCTGATCGCGTGGCCGACGGCGCCTGGCTCGCGACCGTCCTGGCGGCGGGGCTCGCGGGCGGCCGCCTGCTCGAGCGCCTCTCGGCGAGGACGGGCGCGCCCGTGGCCGCGCTGGCGCTCGCCGCCACCGCCGTCGCCATCGCGCTGTCGCTCCCCGGCGGAACGCTCACGCTCTGGCCGCGCGCCTCCCAGTGGCCTTCGTACGCGGCGGTCGAGCGCGGGATGCGTCTAGGCGCGCTGTGGGCGGCGCTGCGCGGCGCCCCCCCCGGGCGCGTGCTCTTCGTCCGGTCGGGCGTGCCGCTCGCCTACGGCGGCGAGTGGTGGCGGCCTCACACCCACGTCACCGCGCTCACGCCGCTCCGCGCCGGGCGCGCCATCGTCCACGGGACCTTCACCCATCCCTCCCCTGTCGCCGCGCTGGTGTACCGCGGCGAGGCCGGCCCCGGGGCGATCACGACGCTGGCCGAGCGGCTCGACGGCCACCGGCTGTTCGGCCGGCCGCTCG is drawn from Candidatus Methylomirabilota bacterium and contains these coding sequences:
- the mtaB gene encoding tRNA (N(6)-L-threonylcarbamoyladenosine(37)-C(2))-methylthiotransferase MtaB, producing the protein MTGRTVSFATLGCRLNQVDTQEIQAALEARGFRTVPLEAPADVVLVNTCTVTSRADFSDRQMIHRAVRGSPGARIVVTGCWAQTDPDAVARVRGVALVVGNADKRRLPELLEELLARPEGLDPTPRRCVSDIGTEHALAAAPLARINGRSRAFVKIQDGCQHRCAFCIVPFARGASRSREPKAVLDQVRLLVETGYPEVVLTGVDMGHYGHDLYPRASLAALLREMIEVPGLRWVRLSSVLPAYFTPELIDLITGSPVIAPHLHIPLQSGSDRVLRRMRRPYTAGMYGRLVERLASAIPALGLGTDVIVGFPRETDADVAQTRALVEALPFTYLHVFAYSDRRGTEAARLCAHVGARVVAARSRELRGLGQAKSLAFRRGLVGTTQEVLVLETRDRESGHLVGLSGNYVEVVFDGPAGLMRRLVKVRVTGVDGARSRGELEPPSDL
- the rlmN gene encoding 23S rRNA (adenine(2503)-C(2))-methyltransferase RlmN; its protein translation is MNLIGMLPSEMEDLAVELGGSRYRGRQLATWIYRKGVLSLGAMSDLPKDFRAALAERAVVALPETERVTPSQDGSRKLVFRLDDGSRVSAVLMPDDERITLCLSTQVGCGYACAFCLTGTMGLGRNLTSAEIVGQLLAANALALEEGRRVTHLVFMGMGEPLANLAALVKAIRILTDARLGVGYSPRRITVSTVGLVSGIRRLGGENLRVNLAISLHAASDEVRSRLMPVNQSWNLAALMEAVRRYPLAPRQRVFFEYVLLEGVNDSPEDARRLAQLLRGVRAKVNLIPFNDWEGAPFRRPPLARILAFQSTLLDAGITTTVRWSKGEDIGAACGQLREAVPEGSAR
- a CDS encoding glycerate kinase, which gives rise to MTAREAARAIFEAALAAGDAEPLIGRALRVDGPKLVAGPRAVDLGRLRRLLVLGCGKASGAMARAVEGVLGDRIADGFVIVKDGHTAPTRRIRLAQAGHPVPDGRGQVAAARLLELARTAGAGDLVMFLISGGGSALTPAPAPPVTLEEKQAVTRLLLAAGATINELNAVRKHLSLLKGGQLARAAAPAMVLTLILSDVIGDPLDVIASGPTAPDPTTFADALGVLTRRGVRDRAPVSVLARLEAGARGEVEETPKPGDPLFERVTNLVIGNNALTVDAAAAEARRLGFDPHVLTRALEGEAREVARDLLARARRLRPPACLIAGGETTVTVRGRGRGGRCQEFALTAAQELRPHESLVALAAGTDGTDGPTDAAGALVDAGTVARGQAAGHDPRESLKDNDAYAFLRASGDLVITGPTNTNLLDLYIILQPGCPRDERSAPSG
- a CDS encoding aminotransferase class I/II-fold pyridoxal phosphate-dependent enzyme; the protein is MTRVVSQHGGVNLAQGMPNFPPPPELIDAAHKALDGDFHQYAITWGTPRLRRGIADKYRKFYGMELDPDRHITVCCGSTETMLSTLLAVLNPGDEVIIFEPFYENYGPGCIISGAQPVFVPLEPPEFGFDPERLARAVSPRTKAIVFNSPNNPTGKVFSRRELGLIADLCLQHDLLAITDEIYEHIVFDGLGHTPIATLPGMAERTITISGISKSYSVTGWRIGYAIASPEISLGIRRAHDFVTVGAPHPFQEAAVTALALPDAYYVWLREMYQAKRDLLLGYLERAGFVVYKPDGAYYILTDVAHFLKRYGIEDDATFAMFLIKEMGVATVPGSSFHAHRELGRTKIRFCFPKTDDVLREAGERLQKLRSR
- a CDS encoding NIL domain-containing protein, translated to MARMRVRLTFPAHLIQEPILYRLVKDFDIVINIRRADVKADYGWVALEMDAPEERLQQGVAWLKKLGVQIDPIERDVVVP
- a CDS encoding ubiquitin-like small modifier protein 1, translating into MPVTVRIPTPLRSITKGNAEVRAKGESVAEVVDDLERQFPGLRERLVDDSGELRRFINIYVNEEDIRFIQGKKTALKDGDTVSIVPAIAGGR
- the thrC gene encoding threonine synthase, with protein sequence MEKLKGLKCRECGRRYPSAPVHVCEFCFGPLEVDYQYEALKGVVTRASIAAGPPSMWRYQALLPIEGDVAVGHHVGFTPLIRANNLADELGCREIWIKNDSVCHPTWSFKDRVVAVAVTKAKEFGFDTVACASTGNLANSVAAHAAEGRLKSYIFIPADLEPGKVLATLVYNPTLVAVEGTYDEVNRLCSEIADKYRWAFVNVNFRPYYSEGSKSYGFEIIEQLGWRPPQHIVVPCAGGSLITKIWKAIKEMKMLGLIDGPVDTRIHAAQALGCGPIVTMIKNDTDVLVPVRPNTIAKSLAIGNPADGYYAYRTVKESGGHGEHATDPEIVEGMLLLARTEGIFTETAGGVTVATTKKLIEQGVIPRDESVVICITGNGLKTPDSLYERLETHVKIRPTLSAFDRALTDLKSHGAQEEH